Proteins from a single region of Pseudopedobacter saltans DSM 12145:
- a CDS encoding PepSY domain-containing protein, producing the protein MTLSIWRYAHLALAIMSSLFLLILSVTGVILAIDAVNEKVPAYRVKNFESLNVAQSVSALRKVYPEIIEVSVDHNQFVSVDALDEEGNTVKAYIDPLSGQILGSFKTKSQFIQWVTALHRSLFLKETGRIIVGVVSFLLLLITFTGTILILKRQQGIRHFFAKIQKDFFSQYFHVISGRLLLIPVFIISLTGTYLFLVNVNLLGKEGRQTVSKNKYNDKSGQKVEDFEIFKQTKLSKVEKIEFPFDSEDPEEVYVLKLRDRMLSVNQTDGSIQEETKYPSTVILEKLSLDLHTGRTNVLWAIILGIASLNIVFFMYTGFVITFKRSRTRVKNKYKADEAEIVILFGSENGSTLFFANQIHKQLLADGKTSFLAEMNQYQRYSKARHILVFASTYGLGDAPSNAGNFERLIEKYPQDHTVRFSVIGFGSTSYPDFCSYAVYTDQLLDKQSWASRFLPLHTVNDKSLEEFVSWVHHWSEKSLMALATAPAVYSFKAEGLRQLQVVERTQLSGDNTTFKILLKPSSKIKFKSGDLLAIYPANNNRERFYSIGESNGLIQLVVKLYPNGFGSGFLYQLEKGQCIQARVMFNPHFHFPEKAPAIAMIANGTGIAPFLGMILSNSRKKPVHLYAGFRYDNELTQDYRRFAEKSISQQQLKSFKLAFSREEQRQYVMDLIQQDAGFFLDLLRKEGVIMICGSLNMQKDVERVLEQLSLEQNDRPLSYYKDRNQILTDCY; encoded by the coding sequence ATGACTTTATCTATTTGGAGGTATGCGCATTTAGCTTTGGCAATCATGTCATCGCTTTTTCTGTTGATACTTTCTGTAACCGGAGTAATACTGGCTATTGACGCAGTAAATGAAAAGGTACCTGCTTATAGGGTAAAGAATTTCGAATCTTTAAACGTAGCCCAATCTGTATCTGCATTGCGTAAGGTTTATCCGGAAATTATCGAAGTTTCGGTTGACCATAATCAATTTGTAAGCGTAGATGCACTGGACGAGGAAGGAAATACCGTTAAAGCTTATATCGATCCGCTAAGCGGGCAGATACTTGGATCGTTTAAAACCAAAAGTCAGTTTATACAATGGGTTACCGCCCTACACCGGTCTCTGTTTTTAAAGGAAACTGGCAGAATAATAGTGGGAGTAGTTTCTTTTTTATTATTGCTGATTACCTTTACAGGAACCATCCTGATTCTTAAACGGCAACAGGGAATCAGACATTTCTTCGCGAAAATTCAGAAAGACTTTTTCTCACAATATTTCCATGTAATAAGTGGGCGTCTATTACTGATTCCTGTTTTTATCATTTCCCTTACGGGGACTTATCTGTTTTTGGTAAACGTAAATTTGCTGGGTAAAGAGGGGCGGCAAACAGTATCCAAAAACAAATACAATGACAAATCAGGCCAAAAAGTAGAAGATTTCGAAATATTTAAGCAAACCAAACTGTCGAAAGTGGAAAAGATAGAATTTCCATTTGACAGCGAAGACCCCGAAGAGGTTTACGTATTGAAATTAAGAGATCGTATGCTGTCTGTTAACCAGACCGATGGAAGCATACAGGAGGAAACAAAATATCCTTCTACCGTAATTTTAGAAAAACTAAGCCTGGATTTACATACCGGAAGAACAAACGTACTTTGGGCAATTATATTAGGTATTGCCTCCCTTAATATCGTTTTCTTTATGTACACCGGTTTTGTGATTACTTTTAAACGTAGCAGAACCAGAGTTAAAAATAAATACAAAGCCGATGAGGCAGAGATCGTTATTTTATTCGGTTCTGAAAACGGAAGTACTTTATTTTTTGCTAATCAGATTCATAAGCAACTACTGGCAGATGGGAAAACTTCCTTTCTGGCAGAAATGAACCAATACCAAAGGTATTCGAAAGCAAGGCATATTCTGGTCTTTGCATCTACTTATGGTCTGGGAGATGCGCCAAGCAATGCAGGAAATTTTGAGCGTTTAATAGAAAAGTATCCCCAGGACCATACGGTGAGGTTTTCCGTTATAGGTTTCGGTTCAACATCCTATCCGGACTTTTGTTCGTATGCTGTATATACGGATCAATTGCTGGATAAACAATCATGGGCTTCCCGCTTTCTGCCATTACATACGGTAAACGACAAATCTCTTGAAGAATTTGTAAGCTGGGTACACCATTGGAGTGAAAAATCACTTATGGCGCTGGCAACAGCTCCGGCAGTGTATAGTTTTAAGGCAGAAGGCTTAAGGCAATTGCAGGTGGTTGAAAGAACACAACTTAGTGGAGACAATACAACTTTTAAGATTCTTCTAAAACCCTCGTCCAAAATCAAATTTAAATCGGGCGACCTGCTGGCTATATATCCGGCCAACAACAATAGAGAACGTTTTTATTCTATTGGCGAAAGTAACGGACTCATTCAACTGGTTGTAAAGCTATATCCTAATGGTTTTGGATCAGGTTTTTTATATCAGCTGGAAAAAGGACAGTGCATACAGGCAAGAGTGATGTTCAATCCGCATTTCCATTTTCCGGAAAAAGCACCGGCGATAGCTATGATAGCCAATGGTACAGGAATAGCGCCATTTTTGGGAATGATATTAAGCAATAGTCGAAAAAAGCCAGTTCATCTCTATGCCGGGTTCCGTTACGATAACGAACTGACACAGGATTACCGCCGATTTGCGGAGAAATCCATATCTCAACAACAGCTGAAGAGTTTTAAATTGGCGTTTTCAAGAGAAGAACAGCGTCAATATGTAATGGATCTTATTCAGCAAGATGCAGGTTTCTTTTTAGACTTACTGAGAAAAGAAGGTGTTATTATGATCTGTGGTTCGTTAAATATGCAAAAAGATGTGGAAAGGGTATTGGAACAACTGTCTTTAGAACAAAATGACAGACCTTTAAGTTATTATAAAGATCGCAATCAAATCCTGACAGACTGTTATTAA
- a CDS encoding FAD:protein FMN transferase: MGSVFEITVVAHDQQEADKNTDLVIAEISRIENLISEWRPETQISLVNRNAGIQPVKVDREVFELTQRALVYSKMTNGAFDVSIAAMDKIWKFDGSMDTMPTAEAIKRSVQYVGYQFIVLDSLNSTIFLSRAGMKIGFGSIGKGYAADKGRELMKRIGVQAGIVNASGDIAAWGTQPNGKPWLIGVNNPFKPHHILKKIRMKEAAVATSGSYEKYAEINGQRYSHIINPKTGYPSTGLTSVTIYGPSAEFANALSTSIMVMGAREGNKLLRQYPAYKGVFR; encoded by the coding sequence ATGGGCTCTGTTTTCGAAATAACAGTAGTAGCCCATGACCAGCAGGAGGCAGATAAAAATACAGATCTGGTAATTGCTGAAATTTCCAGAATCGAGAACCTGATTTCTGAATGGCGGCCGGAAACGCAAATTTCCCTGGTCAACAGAAATGCTGGTATACAACCTGTGAAAGTAGATAGGGAAGTGTTTGAGCTGACCCAAAGGGCATTAGTGTATTCTAAAATGACGAATGGTGCTTTCGATGTAAGTATAGCGGCGATGGATAAAATATGGAAGTTCGACGGAAGTATGGATACGATGCCAACAGCAGAAGCCATAAAGCGTTCAGTACAATATGTAGGCTATCAGTTTATTGTGTTGGATAGCTTAAACTCCACTATTTTTCTTTCCAGAGCAGGCATGAAGATAGGTTTTGGGTCTATTGGGAAAGGCTATGCAGCAGACAAAGGTCGGGAATTAATGAAGCGTATTGGAGTTCAGGCCGGTATTGTAAATGCTTCCGGTGATATAGCTGCATGGGGTACACAGCCTAATGGAAAGCCGTGGTTAATTGGTGTTAATAATCCATTTAAGCCACATCATATATTAAAGAAAATCCGAATGAAAGAGGCTGCAGTAGCTACGTCGGGGAGTTACGAAAAATATGCGGAGATAAACGGACAGCGCTACTCGCATATTATCAACCCAAAAACTGGTTATCCATCTACAGGATTAACCAGTGTAACTATTTATGGCCCATCGGCAGAATTTGCAAACGCTTTAAGTACATCAATTATGGTAATGGGAGCAAGGGAGGGGAATAAGCTATTAAGACAATATCCCGCTTATAAAGGAGTTTTTAGGTAG
- a CDS encoding IS110 family RNA-guided transposase codes for MVTGIDCSKDYFDITVLKDGKAVFKGRFSNNAVGFRDMLPHVLQTHVVMEATGPYYFQLARFVHDSGIKVSVVNPLTVRRFAQMRMSRAKTDKKDAMVIAEFAQMTSPRLWEPPTEAIQHIRNVETYLEGLKQRRQMLSNQLHAFEAAGTIEELLYREIKEELQSHDTRIRDKERQIEQLIKENYAEMATHIRSIPGIGPRSVSMLIIATGGFGMFENYKQVISYFGLAPRIYESGTSVRGKGHICKMGMGQVRKVLYMAATSAIRCNKACKNLYERLRSKGKPYRVALIAAVNKLIKQVFAIAKSGKPYIPQFG; via the coding sequence ATGGTAACAGGTATCGATTGTTCAAAGGATTATTTTGACATTACAGTATTAAAAGATGGGAAAGCCGTCTTCAAAGGCAGGTTTTCTAATAATGCAGTGGGGTTTAGAGATATGTTGCCCCATGTTCTGCAAACCCATGTTGTGATGGAAGCTACGGGGCCTTATTATTTCCAGCTGGCAAGATTTGTACATGATTCAGGGATAAAGGTTTCAGTGGTAAACCCCTTGACTGTACGCAGGTTTGCGCAGATGAGAATGTCCAGGGCAAAAACAGATAAGAAAGACGCTATGGTTATAGCAGAGTTTGCGCAGATGACCAGTCCCAGGTTATGGGAGCCTCCCACTGAGGCAATCCAGCATATCCGTAATGTGGAAACCTATCTTGAAGGGCTAAAGCAAAGGCGGCAGATGCTGTCCAACCAGTTGCATGCTTTTGAGGCAGCAGGAACAATAGAGGAGCTGCTATATAGGGAGATAAAAGAGGAACTGCAAAGCCACGACACCAGGATCAGGGACAAAGAGCGGCAGATAGAGCAATTGATAAAGGAGAACTATGCAGAAATGGCCACCCATATCAGGAGCATACCGGGTATAGGGCCAAGGAGCGTTTCCATGCTGATTATCGCCACAGGTGGTTTTGGTATGTTTGAAAACTACAAGCAGGTGATATCTTATTTTGGACTGGCCCCAAGGATATATGAATCAGGAACAAGTGTTAGAGGGAAAGGCCATATATGTAAAATGGGAATGGGCCAGGTGAGAAAAGTTTTGTACATGGCTGCTACCTCTGCCATACGGTGCAACAAAGCATGTAAAAATCTGTACGAACGATTGAGGAGCAAGGGAAAACCATACAGGGTCGCTTTAATAGCAGCGGTAAACAAACTTATTAAACAGGTATTTGCTATTGCTAAATCTGGTAAACCTTATATACCACAATTTGGATAG
- a CDS encoding DUF4469 domain-containing protein yields MLVVIPDMDVGTYRLEITTQYTSGSLLKEQRTAVFDKELTVIV; encoded by the coding sequence GTGCTGGTAGTTATCCCCGATATGGATGTTGGAACTTATCGACTGGAGATTACAACGCAGTACACTTCTGGTAGTTTATTGAAAGAGCAACGTACAGCTGTTTTCGATAAGGAACTAACCGTGATAGTATAA
- a CDS encoding DUF72 domain-containing protein encodes MKKWYIGCSGFYYKSWKGAFYPEDLPQKKWFDYYCQYFNTLELNVTFYRFPQLSFLQNWYTKSPEDFRFAVKAPRMITHYKKFTDSTEILTDFYSVVNKGLQHKLGCVLFQMPPSFHYSEEHIQKLIDNLDASFLNVVEFRDESWWREDVYDELAKHNISFCGMSHPTLPDNVIANTPHLYYRMHGESQLYASNYSHEQLDKLAGKIKASRKVKEVYIYFNNDIHAYAVENAQYLQRAI; translated from the coding sequence ATGAAAAAGTGGTATATCGGTTGCTCAGGGTTTTACTATAAGAGTTGGAAAGGTGCTTTTTATCCGGAAGATCTTCCACAAAAGAAATGGTTTGATTATTACTGCCAGTATTTCAATACATTGGAATTGAATGTGACTTTTTATCGCTTTCCGCAACTTTCATTTCTGCAAAACTGGTATACGAAAAGTCCGGAAGATTTCAGGTTTGCCGTTAAGGCTCCCCGAATGATTACGCATTATAAGAAATTTACAGATAGCACAGAAATACTTACAGACTTTTATTCAGTTGTTAATAAGGGCTTACAGCATAAATTGGGTTGTGTATTGTTCCAGATGCCACCCAGTTTTCATTATTCGGAAGAACATATTCAAAAGCTAATCGATAATCTTGATGCCTCTTTTTTAAACGTGGTGGAATTTAGAGACGAGAGCTGGTGGCGAGAGGATGTATATGATGAGCTGGCAAAGCATAATATCAGTTTTTGTGGTATGAGTCATCCTACACTTCCGGATAATGTGATTGCCAATACACCACATTTGTATTACCGTATGCATGGTGAAAGTCAGCTTTATGCTTCCAATTATTCTCATGAGCAACTGGATAAATTGGCCGGAAAAATCAAGGCAAGTAGGAAAGTGAAAGAAGTTTATATCTACTTCAATAATGACATACATGCCTATGCTGTTGAGAATGCTCAATATCTCCAGAGAGCCATATAG